A genome region from Littorina saxatilis isolate snail1 linkage group LG16, US_GU_Lsax_2.0, whole genome shotgun sequence includes the following:
- the LOC138950496 gene encoding uncharacterized protein, whose product MVRTKPSTTRGAPKSTKKRTDQVKSQWKAKKSAQSASVLTDVTEFVPVLGSSASATFSASIPSTENILGTKTRSEFKKESYERFVSGGVDTKSSAATETLVKTQRGVVDFAEVDSMVASLCCPQCKNKCLSLCTDSRPTSGLAVFAQVNCSSCEEPVYEQYLATKFKSKTKVFDMNRQAVYSSLACGLGATTFRNFCENMDLAGLHHKTFHTHASQLFTQLEGFRKHVFSETVAYVREVHARYCGTTLGVDDTLNIIVSYDGTWLTRGHSSHIGVGCAVDLLTGLCVDAHVMCTYCQVCESTGQKLFQEKPEEYAAWLVDHLDKCEVNYKGSSGMMEVEAARVIWRRSVNTNKLRYTTLLSDGDSKTFTELNDIKPYGEDIHIDKEECVNHVSKRLGTALRNMVTDCRKRGVTLGGRGRGQLTGNAIRKLQIYYNRAIRSNKDVCSMKKAIMASLYHCFSTDENPQHELCPAGESSWCFFQEALAKHQVPGPHKHLIHTPLNEEKLAAHLLPIYERLSEEHLLSRCVSGKTQNANECLHSLIWSRCAKDHFASRSRVEFAVLTAIREFNFGPAAAADSAQFFGFQTGHHMKRLGAARMHQRVRNSLKAVRDKQSKRRDKVRAAKSKRLEELVQLEGGPAYAAGMF is encoded by the exons atggttcgcaccaagccatcaacaaccagAGGAGCCCCAAAATCTACGAAAAAGAGGACAGATCAAGTGAAGAGTCAATGGAAGGCGAAGAAATCAGCGCAATCAGCTTCTGTGCTGACTGACGTGACAGAATTTGTGCCGGTTTTGGggtcgtctgctagtgctacaTTTTCCGCGTCGATTCCTTCAACTGAAAACATTCTCGGCACGAAGACAAGAAGTGAGTTCAAAAAAGAATCGTATGAGAGGTTTGTTTCCGGTGGAGTTGACACTAAGTCATCTGCTGCTACTGAAACCCTGGTAAAAACCCAGAGGGGTGTTGTAGACTTTGCCGAAGTAGACAGTATGGTTGCAAGTTTGTGCTGTCCACAGTGCAAAAACAAGTGCTTGTCTCTTTGCACAGACTCCAGACCAACAAGTGGCTTGGCAGTATTTGCCCAGGTGAACTGTTCTTCGTGCGAAGAGCCTGTGTATGAACAGTATCTGGCGACAAAATTTAAATCCAAGACAAAAGTGTTCGACATGAACAGACAGGCAGTGTATTCCTCGCTTGCTTGTGGACTGGGAGCCACCACATTCAgaaatttctgtgaaaacatggATTTAGCTGGACTTCACCACAAGACCTTTCATACTCATGCCAGCCAACTATTCACACAACTAGAGGGATTCCGGAAGCATGTGTTCAGTGAGACTGTTGCATATGTTCGAGAAGTTCATGCAAGATACTGTGGCACTACTCTTGGTGTCGATGACACCCTGAACATTATTGTGAGCTATGATGGCACCTGGCTTACTCGTGGACACTCTTCGCACATTGGAGTTGGGTGTGCTGTGGACTTACTTACTGGACTCTGTGTTGATGCCCATGTCATGTGTACCTACTGCCAGGTGTGCGAGTCTACGGGGCAGAAGCTGTTTCAGGAAAAACCAGAGGAGTATGCGGCCTGGCTCGTGGACCACTTGGACAAGTGTGAGGTGAACTATAAAG gCTCATCAGGGATGATGGAGGTGGAAGCAGCCCGTGTCATATGGCGTCGATCGGTGAACACCAACAAGCTTCGCTACACAACACTTCTGTCGGACGGTGACTCCAAGACTTTTACAGAGCTCAACGACATCAAGCCCTATGGTGAGGATATTCACATTGACAAGGAAGAGTGTGTGAACCATGTGAGTAAACGACTTGGTACAGCTCTTCGCAACATGGTGACAGACTGCCGAAAGCGAGGGGTGACTCTTGGTGGACGTGGAAGGGGTCAGCTGACAGGCAATGCCATACGCAAGCTACAGATTTACTACAACCGGGCAATTCGTAGCAACAAGGATGTGTGTAGCATGAAAAAAGCAATCATGGCATCACTGTACCATTGTTTTTCCACTGACGAAAATCCACAACATGAACTTTGTCCTGCTGGAGAGAGCTCGTGGTGTTTCTTTCAGGAAGCGCTGGCGAAGCACCAAGTTCCAGGTCCACACAAACACCTCATCCACACACCCCTCAATGAGGAGAAGTTAGCTGCACACCTGTTGCCCATTTATGAGAGACTTTCTGAAGAACACCTACTCAGCAGATGTGTTTCTGgcaagacacaaaatgccaatGAGTGTCTCCACAGCCTCATTTGGTCAAGATGTGCTAAGGACCACTTTGCTTCCCGCAGTCGTGTTGAGTTTGCAGTCTTGACTGCTATTAGAGAGTTCAACTTTggacctgctgctgctgccgactCTGCCCAGTTCTTCGGATTCCAGACTGGACATCACATGAAGAGGCTTGGAGCAGCCAGGATGCACCAGAGGGTGCGGAACAGTCTGAAGGCTGTGAGAGACAAGCAAAGTAAAAGGAGAGACAAAGTGCGGGCAGCCAAGTCAAAGAGACTGGAAGAACTTGTTCAGCTGGAAGGTGGCCCTGCATATGCAGCAGGCATGTTCTAA